The genomic DNA CGATGCGCAGCGCGGTGGCCGCGCCGAACGAGTAACCGGCGGCGACGATCGGCGGGGGAAGCGTCGCGACGACCTGCTCGACCGCTGCCATGTAGTCCTCCTCGGCCGCCTTCCAGTCGCCAGTCACTCGGCCCTGGCTCGCGCCCACGCCCCGCCAGTTGAAGCGCAGCGAGGCGACGCCAGCCTTGTAGAGCCCGTAGGCCAGCTCGCTCACCACGGGGTGCTCGAGGCTGCCGCCGTACTCCGGGTGCGGCGGCGCGATCACCGCGCCGCGGCCGGCCCCTTTCTGCCACACGCCCTCGAGCATGAGGCCGCACGAGGGCACCGCGATCGGCACCATCTGTTCCTTCCAGGACATCGCGGGAGAGAGTACACGACCCGCCGCGAGACTCAGGGCGTGCGGTCGTCCTCGAGCAGCGCGTCGGCGCCGAGCGCCCCGAGGCGGAGCTCGCGGGCGAGCTCCTCGAGGCCGTAGGTCGTGCCCGTGTTCCACAGCTCGAGCAAGAGCGTCCCGGCGCCGCGTGTCTTCCAGTACTCTCGCCCGAACCGGCCGCGCAGCAGGCGCGCAGCCCCCATGCCGAAGGCCGCGGCGCGCAGGCTGTCCACCGAGGTGAGCGCGGGCCCGGCTCGCGCGAGATAGCCGGGCTCCTGCCACGCGCCGGGCGCCGACCCCGGGTCGAGCTCGGCCAGCCAGAGCTCGGTCGCGACGCGCCCGGCGGCGCTCTGCAGCCGCTCGATGCGCGCGCGGCGCGCGGCCGCGGCGAAGTGCTCGGGAGTGACTCGCGCGAGCTCGGCCCCGAGCGGGATCTCCGAGGCCAGCGCGCGCCAGAGCTCGCCGAAGCCAGCCGCCAGGGCCGGATCGCCCAGCACGCGCTTCTCGAGCGGGAGCTCGGGCGAGGTGATCGCGGCCTGCGCCGCCTGACCGGCCGCGCTGAACAGCTCACCGCACGCGCCGAGCCCGCCCGCGCCGGTGAGCTCGAGCCACACGTCCCCTGGAACTCGTGGCGCGATCGAGAACGCCGGGCCCGCCAGCCCGGGCCGCGGGCCGTCGATCGTGAGGCCGGGAAGCCGTCCGAGATCGAGCCCCATCCCCGCCAGCGCGTGGTCGAGCGCGGCGCGCAGGCGCGACCCGGGCAGCTCGGAGCCGAAGCTCGAGCCCGAGCCGGGGCCGCGCTCGGCGTCGCGCAGCAGCGAGTCACTCTGCGCGAGATAGCGCGCGGACTCGCTGCGCCAGGCGTCGTAGTCGACTCCAGGCCGCAGCGCCTCGGCGAAGCTGCGCGCGCGCGCAAAGCCCAGGCGCGCCAGCGCACGGCTGCGCTCGGCGACCCGCTCGGCCCGGAGCTCGTCGAGCTCCTCCGGCTCGGCCTCGGCGCGTGCACGCGCGGCGATGCGGGCGTCGAGCGCACGCAGCTCACTCGCCAGCGCCGCTTGGACGAGCCCCAGCCGGAAGCGCCCCTCGGCGCGCTCGACCGCCGCGCCGCCGGTCACGTCGCCGAACTCGCCGTCGATGCGCTCGGCATCGC from Myxococcota bacterium includes the following:
- a CDS encoding alpha/beta fold hydrolase, encoding MSWKEQMVPIAVPSCGLMLEGVWQKGAGRGAVIAPPHPEYGGSLEHPVVSELAYGLYKAGVASLRFNWRGVGASQGRVTGDWKAAEEDYMAAVEQVVATLPPPIVAAGYSFGAATALRIGLRDPRVSELILVAPPVGMVESLALAEFRGPIHVIVGGRDEFSPLDELSPLLEGLPNANLDVIPKADHFFGGQGLAEVAELVRSSVA